From the genome of Bos taurus isolate L1 Dominette 01449 registration number 42190680 breed Hereford chromosome 2, ARS-UCD2.0, whole genome shotgun sequence, one region includes:
- the LOC784679 gene encoding peptidyl-prolyl cis-trans isomerase A: MLPPWSLLSCPATVNPIFFFDIAVDSKPLGHVSFELFADEVPKTEENFHAQSTGEKGFGYKVSCFHRIVLGLMCQGGDFTCHNGTGGKSIYGKKFYDENFILKHTGPGTLSMVNAGPNTNSSQFFICTAKTEWLDGMYVVFGKVKEGMDIVEAMECFGSRNGKTSKRITISDCGKI; the protein is encoded by the coding sequence ATGCTGCCACCCTGGAGTCTCTTGAGCTGTCCAGCCACAGTCAACCCCATCTTCTTCTTTGACATCGCTGTCGACAGCAAGCCCTTGGGCCACGTCTCTTTCGAGCTGTTTGCAGATGAAGTTCCAAAGACAGAAGAAAACTTTCATGCTCAGAGCACTGGGGAGAAAGGATTTGGTTATAAAGTTTCCTGCTTTCACAGAATAGTTCTGGGACTTATGTGCCAGGGTGGTGACTTCACATGCCACAATGGTACTGGTGGCAAGTCCATCTATGGCAAGAAATTTTATGATGAGAACTTCATCCTGAAGCATACAGGTCCTGGCACCTTGTCCATGGTAAATGCTGGCCCCAACACAAACAGTTCCCAGTTTTTCATCTGCACTGCCAAGACtgagtggctggatggcatgtATGTGGTCTTTGGCAAGGTGAAAGAGGGCATGGATATTGTAGAAGCCATGGAGTGCTTTGGATCCAGGAATGGCAAGACCAGCAAGAGGATCACCATTTCTGACTGTGGAAAAATCTAA